In Candidatus Polarisedimenticolia bacterium, the following are encoded in one genomic region:
- a CDS encoding SCO family protein yields the protein MKNPGDADPARPPALRGIGIDQRLGAQLDLGLTFKDEAGATVRLGDYFDARPVILTLNYYECPMLCTLELNGLVAALRTMSLEPERDFRIVTVSINPKETPELAARKKTQYVKEYGRAGAAAGWHFLTGDEDKIKALANVVGFRYSFDPESKQYAHAAGIAVATPDGRLSRYFYGIEFAPRDLRLGLVESSQGKIGTLADMLLLFCYHYDPGTGRYAAAALNMMRLAGIATVILLAFGIRRMVRRSRQAAAGKSLQEGRRAL from the coding sequence ATGAAGAATCCGGGCGATGCCGACCCGGCGCGGCCGCCGGCGCTGCGGGGGATCGGGATCGATCAGCGGCTGGGGGCGCAGCTCGACCTCGGTCTCACGTTCAAGGACGAAGCGGGCGCGACGGTGCGGCTCGGCGATTACTTCGACGCCCGGCCGGTCATCCTGACGCTCAACTACTACGAATGTCCGATGCTCTGCACGCTGGAGCTGAACGGTCTGGTGGCGGCGCTGCGCACCATGTCGCTCGAGCCGGAGCGCGATTTCCGGATCGTCACGGTGAGCATCAACCCGAAGGAGACGCCGGAGCTGGCCGCGCGCAAGAAGACGCAGTACGTGAAGGAATATGGGCGCGCCGGCGCCGCGGCCGGCTGGCACTTCCTCACCGGCGACGAGGACAAGATCAAGGCGCTGGCGAATGTGGTCGGCTTCCGCTACTCGTTCGATCCCGAGAGCAAGCAGTACGCCCATGCCGCCGGAATCGCCGTGGCCACGCCCGACGGCCGCCTGTCGCGCTACTTCTACGGCATCGAGTTCGCGCCGCGCGACCTGCGATTGGGGCTGGTCGAATCGTCGCAGGGGAAGATCGGCACGCTGGCCGACATGCTCCTGCTGTTCTGCTACCACTACGACCCGGGGACGGGGCGTTACGCCGCCGCCGCATTAAATATGATGCGGCTGGCGGGCATCGCGACTGTCATTTTGCTGGCGTTCGGGATCCGGCGCATGGTCCGGCGCAGCCGCCAGGCGGCGGCCGGCAAGTCCCTGCAGGAGGGGCGCCGTGCGCTCTGA